Proteins from a single region of Hymenobacter aquaticus:
- a CDS encoding alpha/beta fold hydrolase, translating into MFRFFSCLLLAVLLAYSGRAQMPVLNATLDGYEYPFAVKYLPLRLEGQALRMAYMDVPAAAPANGRTVVLLHGKNFFGAYWRETIKALTGAGFRVVVPDQIGFGKSDKPDLHYSFHQLARNTKRLLDTLGVKKAVVVGHSMGGMLATRFALLYPETTDKLVLENPIGLEDYRVGVPFQPIDQAEATERNSTEASIRKYHATYYPGGYPKAHDEWLLPLAAQTKSPDFARVARANALTFDMIYQQPVSYEFGRVLVPTLLIIGQADRTVVGKGLVKDPKVLASLGQYPALGRRTAAQIKGAKLVALDNVGHIPHLEAFARFREALLAFIK; encoded by the coding sequence ATGTTTCGCTTCTTCTCTTGCTTGCTGCTGGCGGTGCTGCTGGCGTATTCCGGCCGTGCCCAAATGCCCGTGCTCAACGCCACGCTCGACGGCTACGAGTACCCGTTTGCCGTCAAGTACCTGCCCCTGCGGCTCGAAGGCCAGGCCCTGCGCATGGCCTACATGGACGTGCCCGCCGCGGCCCCGGCCAACGGGCGCACGGTGGTGCTGCTCCACGGCAAAAACTTCTTCGGCGCGTACTGGCGCGAAACCATCAAGGCGCTGACCGGGGCCGGGTTCCGCGTGGTAGTACCCGACCAAATCGGCTTCGGTAAATCCGATAAGCCCGATCTGCATTATTCGTTTCACCAGCTGGCCCGCAACACCAAGCGCCTGCTCGACACGCTGGGCGTGAAAAAGGCGGTGGTGGTGGGCCACAGCATGGGCGGCATGCTGGCCACCCGCTTTGCCCTGCTTTACCCCGAAACGACGGACAAGCTGGTGCTCGAAAACCCCATTGGCCTGGAAGACTACCGCGTGGGCGTGCCCTTCCAGCCCATTGACCAGGCCGAGGCCACGGAGCGCAACAGCACCGAGGCAAGCATCCGCAAGTACCACGCTACCTACTACCCTGGCGGCTACCCCAAAGCCCACGACGAGTGGCTGCTGCCCCTGGCGGCCCAAACCAAAAGCCCGGACTTTGCCCGCGTGGCCCGCGCCAACGCCCTGACCTTCGACATGATCTACCAGCAGCCGGTCAGCTACGAGTTCGGCCGGGTGCTGGTGCCCACGCTGCTCATCATCGGGCAGGCCGACCGCACGGTGGTGGGCAAGGGCCTGGTAAAAGACCCCAAAGTGCTGGCCTCGCTGGGCCAGTATCCGGCGCTGGGCCGCCGCACCGCCGCCCAGATCAAGGGCGCCAAGCTCGTGGCCCTAGATAACGTCGGCCACATTCCGCACCTGGAGGCTTTTGCCCGGTTTCGGGAGGCGCTGCTGGCGTTTATTAAGTAA
- a CDS encoding peroxiredoxin, whose translation MLHVGDPAPDFTLKTTTGTTFRLSEQQGKRSIVLYFYPKDDTPGCTAQACSFRDQYADFLDLGAEVLGISSDTERSHQRFTQKHRLPFPLLADVGARVRRLYQVPRALLGVLPGRVTFVIDKNGVIQYIFDSLNRATDHVSTAKEVLQGLDK comes from the coding sequence ATGCTTCACGTTGGCGACCCAGCCCCCGATTTCACGCTTAAAACCACGACCGGCACCACGTTTCGCCTTTCCGAGCAGCAGGGCAAGCGCAGCATCGTGCTGTATTTTTACCCCAAGGATGACACGCCGGGCTGCACGGCTCAGGCCTGCTCTTTCCGCGACCAGTACGCGGACTTCCTGGACCTCGGGGCCGAAGTGCTGGGCATCAGCTCCGACACGGAACGCTCGCACCAGCGGTTCACGCAGAAGCACCGGCTGCCGTTTCCGCTCTTGGCCGACGTGGGCGCGCGGGTGCGCCGCCTCTACCAGGTGCCCCGCGCCCTGCTGGGCGTGCTGCCCGGCCGCGTGACTTTCGTTATTGATAAAAACGGGGTTATTCAATATATCTTCGACTCCCTGAACCGCGCCACCGACCACGTCAGCACGGCCAAGGAAGTACTGCAGGGGTTAGATAAATAG
- a CDS encoding glycosyltransferase family 2 protein, with protein MPDLPAVPRIHVIIPAYNEEQSIGLVLAEIPAGLVSEVIVVDNNSRDNTGAVARAGGATVLRENRPGYGHACLCGMAYSYGRPLAEQPDIIVFLDGDHSDYPADLPAVLAPLLRGQADMVIGSRALGERESGSMLPQQIFGNWLATTLLRWLYRVRYTDLGPFRAIRAEALRNLGMRDTTYGWTVEMQLKAAKQRLRTQEVPVRYRRRIGVSKVSGTVKGTLGAGYKILWTIFKYW; from the coding sequence ATGCCCGATTTGCCCGCCGTCCCGCGTATTCACGTCATCATCCCGGCCTACAACGAAGAACAGTCCATTGGCCTGGTGCTGGCCGAAATTCCGGCGGGCCTGGTGAGCGAGGTTATCGTGGTCGATAACAACTCGCGCGACAACACCGGGGCCGTGGCCCGGGCGGGCGGGGCCACGGTGCTGCGCGAAAACCGGCCCGGCTACGGCCACGCCTGCCTCTGCGGCATGGCCTACAGCTACGGCCGCCCCCTGGCCGAGCAGCCCGACATCATCGTCTTTCTCGACGGCGACCATTCCGACTACCCCGCCGACCTGCCGGCCGTGCTGGCTCCCCTGCTGCGCGGCCAGGCCGATATGGTCATTGGCTCCCGCGCGTTGGGCGAGCGGGAAAGCGGCTCGATGCTGCCCCAGCAGATTTTCGGCAACTGGCTGGCTACTACCCTGCTGCGCTGGCTCTACCGGGTGCGCTACACCGACCTGGGCCCTTTCCGGGCTATCCGGGCCGAGGCGCTGCGCAATCTGGGCATGCGGGATACCACGTATGGCTGGACGGTGGAAATGCAGCTCAAGGCCGCCAAGCAGCGCCTGCGCACCCAGGAAGTGCCCGTGCGCTACCGCCGCCGCATCGGCGTCTCGAAGGTGTCGGGCACGGTGAAGGGTACGCTCGGGGCCGGCTACAAGATTTTGTGGACGATTTTCAAGTATTGGTAG
- a CDS encoding cellulose synthase family protein, giving the protein MKELEILLLALYGLCLLFVLGFSLTQFQLTRLARRAFGQPRPGPPPPPPAVWPRVTVQLPLYNEVFVVERIITAAARLDYPADRLHIQVLDDSTDETVALAAAAVARFRAQGLRIDQVRRPDRTGYKAGALAYGLTQTDGEFIAIFDADFVPEPDFLRRTVPYFTSPEIGVVQTRWTHLNENDSLLTRLQAFGLNAHFLIEQVGRNLGGHFINFNGTGGVWRRQCIEQAGGWHADTLTEDLDLSYRAQLGPWRFVYLPQVQAPAELPATLDALKSQQYRWTKGAAETARKHLGAVLRSGKSFSTKLHAVFHLLNSTVFVAILVMALLSVPLVLIREYASEFQPVFRLAAVCVLGFLPLTYYFYTAWRLDRPTAPGWQFAPRFLLFLAVSMGLCLHNTRAVLAGLARRPTAFIRTPKMGAAPAAGRRYRTRSFSAQTVLEGLLTLYFGFGIGLGIYFGSYGLLPFHSLLVLGFGTVFYYSVRHNRAAL; this is encoded by the coding sequence ATGAAAGAGCTGGAAATTCTGCTGCTGGCCCTCTATGGCCTCTGTCTGCTCTTCGTGCTGGGCTTTAGCCTGACCCAGTTTCAGCTTACGCGCCTAGCCCGCCGCGCCTTTGGGCAGCCCCGGCCGGGGCCGCCCCCGCCGCCGCCCGCCGTCTGGCCCCGCGTTACGGTGCAGCTGCCGCTCTACAACGAGGTATTCGTGGTGGAGCGCATCATCACGGCCGCCGCCCGGCTCGACTACCCCGCCGACCGGCTGCACATTCAGGTGCTCGACGACTCCACCGACGAAACCGTGGCGTTGGCCGCCGCCGCCGTGGCCCGCTTCCGCGCCCAGGGCCTGCGCATCGACCAAGTGCGCCGCCCCGACCGCACGGGCTACAAAGCCGGGGCCCTGGCCTACGGCCTGACGCAGACCGACGGGGAATTCATTGCCATTTTCGACGCCGACTTCGTGCCGGAGCCCGATTTTCTGCGCCGCACGGTGCCGTACTTTACCAGCCCCGAAATCGGGGTGGTGCAAACCCGCTGGACCCACCTCAACGAAAACGACTCCCTGCTTACCCGGCTCCAGGCCTTTGGGCTGAACGCGCATTTTCTCATCGAGCAGGTGGGCCGGAATCTGGGTGGGCACTTCATCAACTTCAACGGCACCGGGGGCGTGTGGCGCCGTCAGTGCATCGAGCAGGCCGGGGGCTGGCACGCCGACACCCTCACCGAAGACCTGGACCTGAGCTACCGGGCGCAGCTGGGCCCGTGGCGCTTTGTGTACCTGCCCCAGGTGCAGGCCCCCGCCGAGCTGCCCGCCACCCTCGACGCGCTGAAGTCGCAGCAGTACCGCTGGACCAAGGGCGCCGCCGAAACGGCCCGCAAGCACCTGGGTGCCGTACTTCGGTCGGGCAAGAGCTTCAGTACCAAGCTGCACGCGGTATTTCACCTGCTCAACAGCACCGTGTTCGTGGCTATTCTGGTTATGGCCCTGCTGAGCGTGCCGCTGGTGCTGATCCGGGAGTATGCGTCCGAGTTCCAGCCGGTGTTCCGGCTGGCGGCGGTGTGCGTGCTGGGCTTTTTGCCCCTCACCTACTACTTCTACACGGCCTGGCGGCTCGACCGGCCCACGGCCCCGGGGTGGCAGTTTGCGCCCCGCTTCCTGCTTTTCCTGGCCGTGTCGATGGGCCTGTGCCTGCACAACACCCGGGCCGTGCTGGCCGGGCTGGCCCGCCGCCCCACGGCCTTCATCCGGACGCCCAAGATGGGCGCGGCCCCGGCCGCCGGCCGCCGCTACCGCACCCGCAGCTTCAGCGCCCAGACGGTGCTGGAGGGCCTTCTTACGCTGTATTTCGGGTTTGGCATCGGCCTGGGCATCTACTTCGGCAGCTACGGCCTGCTCCCGTTCCATAGTTTGCTGGTGCTGGGCTTCGGCACGGTGTTCTACTACTCCGTCCGGCATAACCGCGCGGCCCTATGA
- a CDS encoding TIGR04282 family arsenosugar biosynthesis glycosyltransferase yields the protein MNKAPVLAESKQHLLVFARHPELGRVKTRLAHTIGDAAALAVYQELLAHTHAVTAALPGRRLVWLAEAQPAAPGPFWPDYEEHVQQGPDLGARMQAAFAYSFAQGATAAVIIGTDCPTLSAAHLAEAFAALHTHDVVVGPALDGGYYLLGMRELHPVFFQNKVWSTDSVLAELLADARQLGLRVHHLPRLRDVDTAADLAAWRANS from the coding sequence ATGAATAAAGCGCCAGTACTTGCGGAATCGAAGCAGCACCTGCTGGTTTTCGCGCGCCACCCCGAGCTGGGCCGGGTGAAAACCCGCCTGGCCCACACCATCGGCGACGCGGCAGCGCTGGCCGTGTACCAGGAGCTGCTGGCGCATACCCACGCCGTAACGGCCGCGCTGCCCGGGCGCCGGCTGGTGTGGCTGGCTGAGGCCCAACCCGCCGCGCCCGGCCCGTTCTGGCCCGATTACGAGGAGCACGTGCAGCAGGGCCCCGACCTGGGAGCCCGCATGCAGGCGGCCTTTGCCTACAGCTTCGCCCAGGGTGCCACGGCCGCCGTTATCATCGGCACCGACTGCCCAACCTTATCGGCCGCGCACCTGGCGGAGGCTTTTGCCGCCCTGCACACCCACGACGTAGTAGTGGGGCCGGCCCTGGATGGGGGCTATTACCTGCTGGGCATGCGGGAGCTGCACCCGGTGTTTTTTCAGAATAAGGTCTGGAGCACCGACTCGGTGCTGGCCGAATTGCTCGCCGACGCCCGGCAGCTGGGCCTGCGGGTACACCACTTGCCCCGGCTGCGCGACGTGGATACGGCTGCGGACCTGGCCGCCTGGCGGGCAAATTCGTAG
- a CDS encoding rhodanese-like domain-containing protein, with the protein MKGWIKRFAGVGWALLLPACGTNAQSGENPAYDRLLGTLYRGTVPVIRPAALARQLHEQPGTVLLLDTRTPAEYAVSHLREARFVDFDHYKQATFADLPRTQEIVVYCSVGARSEQVGERLRALGFKQVYNLYGGIFQWVNQGLPVYNAQGITENVHPYSALWSPWLSRGNKVYE; encoded by the coding sequence ATGAAAGGCTGGATAAAACGATTTGCCGGCGTCGGGTGGGCCTTGCTGCTGCCGGCCTGCGGTACCAACGCGCAGTCGGGCGAAAACCCGGCCTACGACCGGCTGCTTGGCACGCTCTACCGGGGCACCGTGCCCGTCATCCGGCCGGCGGCCCTGGCCCGGCAGCTGCACGAGCAGCCCGGCACCGTGCTGCTGCTGGACACCCGCACCCCGGCCGAATACGCCGTCAGCCACCTGCGCGAGGCCCGCTTCGTTGATTTCGACCACTACAAACAGGCCACCTTCGCCGACCTGCCGCGCACCCAGGAAATCGTGGTGTACTGCTCGGTGGGGGCCCGCAGTGAGCAGGTCGGGGAGCGGCTGCGGGCGCTGGGCTTCAAGCAGGTGTATAACCTCTACGGCGGCATTTTTCAGTGGGTAAACCAGGGGCTGCCCGTTTATAATGCTCAGGGTATCACCGAAAACGTACATCCTTACTCGGCGCTGTGGAGCCCGTGGCTGAGCCGGGGCAACAAGGTATATGAATAA
- a CDS encoding arsenosugar biosynthesis-associated peroxidase-like protein codes for MEKATYYNPADLAKFGNISEWQPEMGRKFFDYYGEVFKEGALTEREKALIALAVAHAVQCPYCIDAYTVDSLQKGADEAQMMEAVHVAAAIKGGAALVHGVQMMNKAKELSM; via the coding sequence ATGGAAAAAGCAACGTATTACAACCCCGCCGACCTGGCCAAGTTCGGCAACATCTCGGAATGGCAGCCCGAAATGGGCCGCAAGTTCTTCGACTACTACGGCGAGGTGTTCAAGGAAGGCGCCCTTACCGAGCGGGAAAAGGCCCTGATTGCCCTGGCCGTGGCCCACGCCGTGCAGTGCCCCTATTGCATCGACGCCTACACCGTGGACTCGCTGCAGAAAGGCGCCGACGAAGCCCAGATGATGGAGGCCGTGCACGTCGCGGCGGCCATTAAGGGCGGCGCGGCCCTGGTGCACGGCGTGCAGATGATGAACAAGGCCAAGGAATTATCCATGTAA
- a CDS encoding heme NO-binding domain-containing protein, whose amino-acid sequence MHGSIINLLKRFVQLQYDHSTWLRLVELSGLSNADFDMNTVYPDAHIFALVGQAAEMTGIPAAQLQEKFGEFLVPDLMLVYKRYVQPEWGTLEMIEHTEEAMHGAVRRDAPGTRPPVLHVRRQSAKELEVTYESERRMGALAVGIIRGLAAYFDETEDIEVTPLTSEDEERVVIRVRQR is encoded by the coding sequence GTGCACGGCTCCATCATTAATCTGCTCAAGCGCTTTGTTCAACTGCAGTACGACCACAGCACCTGGCTTCGGCTGGTCGAATTATCGGGACTGAGTAATGCCGACTTCGACATGAACACCGTGTACCCCGACGCGCACATTTTCGCGCTGGTGGGCCAGGCCGCCGAAATGACCGGCATTCCGGCCGCGCAGCTGCAGGAGAAGTTCGGCGAGTTTCTGGTGCCCGACCTGATGCTGGTGTACAAGCGCTACGTGCAGCCGGAGTGGGGCACGCTGGAAATGATTGAGCATACGGAGGAAGCCATGCACGGCGCCGTGCGGCGCGACGCGCCCGGCACCCGCCCGCCTGTGCTGCACGTCAGGCGGCAGTCGGCCAAGGAGCTGGAAGTGACGTACGAGTCGGAGCGCCGGATGGGGGCCCTGGCCGTGGGCATTATCCGGGGGCTGGCCGCTTATTTCGACGAAACCGAGGATATTGAGGTGACGCCGCTCACCAGTGAGGATGAGGAGCGGGTAGTTATCCGGGTACGGCAGCGGTAG
- a CDS encoding anti-sigma factor has protein sequence MNIQEYIESGILEEYVLGVLDPAQRAEVERYAADYPEVRQELTLIQQGLDNYAQSHTQTPPAGMRERVLAGFQAAIHAAEPAREAAAAPVSEAVVRPIASAPPVAEESAAPGFNWLMAASVALLVLSAAANLVLYNRWQSSETQLVALQADQSRVASTMQAVEKRLDTRTQELAILRSEQFRAVDLAGTPTAPEAKARVLYNKATKAVYVDVRHLPTLPEGKQYQLWAMDKGTPVDAGVLAAATTAGDSIQHMKDIANAEAFAMTIEPAGGSENPTLSTMTVIGKF, from the coding sequence GTGAACATTCAGGAATACATCGAATCCGGGATTCTCGAAGAGTACGTTTTGGGCGTGCTCGACCCGGCGCAGCGCGCCGAAGTGGAACGCTACGCGGCTGACTATCCGGAAGTCCGGCAAGAGCTGACCCTCATTCAGCAGGGCCTGGACAACTACGCTCAGTCCCATACGCAAACTCCGCCCGCCGGGATGCGGGAGCGGGTACTGGCCGGCTTCCAGGCCGCTATTCACGCCGCCGAGCCCGCTCGGGAAGCCGCCGCCGCTCCGGTTTCGGAAGCCGTGGTGCGGCCCATTGCCTCGGCCCCGCCGGTGGCGGAAGAAAGTGCCGCCCCCGGGTTTAACTGGCTGATGGCCGCCTCCGTGGCCCTGCTCGTGCTCAGCGCCGCCGCCAACCTGGTGCTCTACAACCGGTGGCAGAGCAGCGAAACCCAGCTGGTAGCCCTGCAGGCCGACCAGTCGCGCGTGGCTTCGACCATGCAGGCCGTCGAGAAACGCCTGGATACCCGCACCCAGGAGTTGGCCATTCTGCGCAGTGAGCAGTTCCGGGCCGTCGATCTGGCTGGCACGCCCACCGCCCCCGAGGCCAAGGCGCGCGTGCTCTACAACAAAGCCACGAAGGCCGTGTACGTCGATGTGCGCCACCTGCCCACGCTGCCCGAGGGCAAGCAATACCAGCTCTGGGCCATGGACAAAGGCACGCCCGTGGATGCCGGCGTGCTGGCCGCCGCTACCACCGCCGGCGACAGTATTCAGCACATGAAGGACATTGCCAACGCCGAAGCCTTTGCCATGACCATTGAGCCGGCCGGGGGCAGCGAAAATCCTACTCTGTCGACGATGACCGTTATCGGCAAGTTTTAA
- a CDS encoding RNA polymerase sigma factor: protein MSPTTPESTTSISEDLLVQRLRDRDESAMTLFYEKYSAALYGVILRIVKKEEIAEDVLQESLVKIWNSFQAYDASKGRLFTWVLNVSRNLAIDKIRSRQYRVGTRTQPIEESAALRQAATPTFRPEHIGVQEMTNKLAPEQKQIIDLLYFGGFTQSEVAEELNLPLGTVKTRARAAIKVLAKLIR from the coding sequence GTGTCTCCCACTACTCCCGAATCAACGACTTCCATCTCCGAGGACCTGCTCGTGCAGCGCCTGCGCGACCGGGATGAATCGGCCATGACGTTGTTTTACGAAAAGTACTCCGCGGCCCTGTACGGCGTTATCCTGCGCATCGTCAAGAAAGAGGAAATTGCCGAGGACGTGCTGCAGGAAAGCCTGGTCAAGATCTGGAACTCGTTTCAGGCCTACGACGCCAGCAAAGGCCGGCTGTTTACCTGGGTGCTGAATGTTTCGCGCAATTTGGCCATCGACAAAATCCGCTCCCGACAATACCGCGTAGGTACTCGTACGCAGCCCATCGAAGAGAGTGCCGCGCTGCGCCAGGCCGCTACTCCCACGTTCCGGCCTGAGCACATTGGTGTGCAGGAAATGACCAACAAGCTTGCTCCGGAGCAAAAGCAAATCATTGACCTGCTTTATTTTGGCGGATTTACACAAAGCGAAGTGGCTGAAGAACTCAACCTGCCGCTGGGAACGGTGAAAACCCGGGCCCGGGCGGCCATCAAAGTACTGGCAAAACTGATTCGATAA
- a CDS encoding NAD-dependent succinate-semialdehyde dehydrogenase, protein MAIESFNPYTGKVLRRFRAFSWAKTERILAQAARAATTWRDSPFAERRRLMHRAADLLRERQHELARLMALEMGKPVVDGRAEIVKCALTCDYYADHAEEFLRDEEIKTEARRSFIAYEPLGVVLAIMPWNFPFWQVIRFAAPALMAGNVGLLKHASNVPQCALALESIFHDAGFPPATFRTLLIGSELVEKLLQDDRVKAATLTGSEGAGAKVAATAGAQIKKTVLELGGSDPFVVLADADVELAAKTAAQARMVNAGQSCIAAKRFIVDKSVVKPFVNQLKTHLLALRTGDPLDEATQYGPLARPDLADELTKQVEDSVKAGARVELYGGQAKPGTALFRPMILANVKPGQPAYYEELFGPVAIILEARNEADAVRLANDSRFGLGGSVWTRDARRGEAVARRIESGAVFVNAMVKSSPEMPFGGVKKSGYGRELSYLGIREFVNQKSIWIAGEAPAEKKKVE, encoded by the coding sequence ATGGCTATTGAGTCTTTTAACCCTTATACCGGCAAAGTGCTCCGGCGCTTCCGGGCCTTTTCGTGGGCCAAAACCGAGCGTATCCTGGCCCAGGCGGCCCGGGCCGCCACTACCTGGCGCGACTCGCCTTTTGCCGAGCGTCGCCGCCTGATGCACCGCGCCGCCGACCTGCTGCGCGAGCGGCAGCACGAGCTGGCCCGCCTGATGGCCCTGGAAATGGGCAAGCCCGTAGTGGACGGCCGGGCCGAAATCGTGAAGTGCGCCCTGACCTGCGACTACTACGCCGACCACGCCGAGGAATTTCTGCGCGACGAGGAAATCAAAACCGAGGCCCGGCGCAGCTTTATTGCCTACGAGCCCCTGGGCGTGGTGCTGGCCATCATGCCCTGGAACTTCCCCTTCTGGCAGGTTATCCGGTTTGCCGCCCCGGCCCTGATGGCCGGCAACGTGGGCCTGCTCAAGCACGCCTCCAACGTGCCGCAGTGCGCCCTGGCCCTGGAAAGCATCTTCCACGACGCGGGCTTCCCCCCCGCTACCTTCCGCACCCTGCTCATCGGCTCGGAGCTGGTGGAAAAGCTGCTGCAGGACGACCGGGTGAAAGCCGCCACCCTCACGGGCAGCGAGGGGGCCGGCGCGAAGGTGGCGGCCACCGCCGGGGCCCAGATCAAGAAAACGGTGCTGGAGCTGGGCGGCTCCGACCCGTTCGTGGTGCTGGCCGACGCCGACGTGGAGCTGGCCGCCAAAACCGCCGCCCAGGCCCGCATGGTCAACGCGGGGCAGAGCTGCATTGCGGCCAAGCGCTTCATCGTCGATAAGTCGGTGGTGAAGCCCTTCGTGAATCAGCTCAAAACCCACCTGCTGGCTTTGCGCACCGGCGACCCGCTCGACGAAGCCACCCAGTACGGCCCCCTGGCCCGCCCCGACCTGGCCGACGAGCTGACCAAGCAGGTGGAAGACTCGGTAAAAGCCGGGGCCCGGGTAGAGCTCTACGGCGGGCAGGCTAAGCCCGGTACGGCCCTGTTCCGCCCCATGATCCTGGCCAACGTGAAGCCTGGGCAGCCGGCCTACTACGAGGAGCTGTTCGGCCCCGTGGCCATTATTCTGGAAGCCCGGAACGAGGCCGACGCCGTGCGCCTGGCCAACGACTCGCGCTTCGGCCTGGGCGGCTCGGTCTGGACGCGCGACGCGCGGCGCGGCGAGGCCGTGGCGCGCCGCATCGAGTCGGGCGCCGTGTTCGTGAATGCCATGGTGAAGTCGTCGCCGGAAATGCCGTTCGGCGGCGTGAAAAAGTCGGGCTACGGCCGGGAGCTGTCCTACCTGGGCATCCGGGAGTTCGTCAACCAGAAAAGCATCTGGATAGCCGGCGAAGCCCCCGCAGAGAAGAAGAAAGTGGAATAG
- a CDS encoding YdcF family protein, which produces MFFLLSKILPFALEPAVWLLALLAAALLSRRHPRRQRGFLLAALALTLIGTNSGLVNEAYLAWEMPPVRLRRIAPHDAGVLLTGITHPLKSPHDRVYLGEGADRFTNALWLYRAGRIRYIIVSGGSGSIRQVAHTEAHDLATLLRLAGVPRQRILVEEQSRNTRENALNTKLLLSRHPEIRSLVLITSAFHQRRALACFRKVGLQPTPFPADYRTNDPVRTPSYWLPDASALGRWSHLLHEITGYLTYKLLGYC; this is translated from the coding sequence GTGTTTTTCCTCCTTTCCAAAATTCTGCCGTTTGCGCTGGAGCCCGCCGTGTGGCTTTTGGCCCTGCTGGCCGCCGCCCTGCTGAGCCGCCGCCATCCGCGGCGGCAGCGCGGCTTTCTGCTAGCCGCCCTGGCACTGACGCTCATCGGCACCAACAGCGGCCTGGTCAACGAAGCCTACCTGGCCTGGGAAATGCCCCCGGTTCGGCTGCGCCGCATTGCGCCCCACGACGCGGGCGTGCTGCTCACCGGCATCACCCACCCGCTGAAGTCGCCCCACGACCGGGTATACCTGGGCGAGGGGGCCGACCGGTTTACCAACGCGCTGTGGTTGTACCGGGCCGGGCGCATCCGTTACATCATCGTCAGCGGGGGCTCGGGCTCCATCCGGCAGGTGGCCCACACCGAGGCCCACGACCTGGCCACGCTGCTGCGCCTGGCCGGCGTGCCCCGCCAGCGTATTCTGGTGGAAGAGCAGAGCCGGAACACCCGCGAAAATGCCCTCAACACCAAGCTGCTGCTGAGCCGGCACCCTGAAATCAGAAGCCTGGTGCTCATTACCTCCGCCTTTCACCAGCGCCGGGCCCTGGCCTGCTTCCGGAAAGTCGGGCTGCAACCCACGCCTTTCCCGGCCGATTACCGCACCAACGACCCCGTACGCACGCCCAGCTACTGGCTGCCCGACGCCAGCGCCCTGGGCCGCTGGAGCCACCTGCTGCACGAAATCACCGGCTACCTGACCTACAAGCTGCTGGGATATTGTTAA